One stretch of Caldinitratiruptor microaerophilus DNA includes these proteins:
- a CDS encoding pyridoxal phosphate-dependent aminotransferase yields MTALPLAESLTRLGTESAFEVLARARELEAQGRSIVHMEIGEPDFDTPPHVRRAAAEALEAGHTHYVPSPGIRELREAIAAYVRHTRGVPVDPAEVVVTPGGKPIIFYTILATVNPGDEVIYPDPGFPIYESCVRYVGGVPVPIPLREERDFRFDVEELRARLSPRTRLVILNSPGNPTGGALSAEDVRAIADMVRGRPVWVLSDEIYSRLSYGGPVPSILSEPGMKDQTVLLDGFSKTYAMTGWRLGWGVMPVHLAEAVTRLVINSVSCTAAFVQWAGIAALTGPQDSVERMREEFRRRRDAIVAGLNDIPGVTCRVPGGAFYVFPNVRAFGMPSRELARYLLDEAGVAVLAGTAFGPSGEGYLRLSYATSMANIEEALRRMRSALARLPRLQPA; encoded by the coding sequence GTGACCGCGCTGCCGCTGGCGGAGAGCCTGACACGTCTGGGTACCGAAAGCGCGTTCGAGGTACTGGCCCGCGCCCGGGAGCTGGAGGCGCAGGGCCGGTCGATCGTCCACATGGAGATCGGCGAGCCCGACTTCGACACCCCGCCGCACGTGCGCCGTGCCGCGGCGGAAGCCCTGGAGGCCGGGCACACCCACTACGTCCCCTCGCCGGGGATCCGGGAGCTGCGAGAGGCCATCGCCGCCTACGTCCGCCACACGCGCGGCGTTCCCGTCGACCCGGCGGAGGTGGTCGTGACCCCCGGTGGGAAACCCATCATCTTCTACACGATCCTGGCCACCGTCAACCCGGGGGACGAGGTCATCTACCCCGACCCGGGCTTTCCCATCTACGAGTCCTGTGTCCGCTACGTGGGCGGGGTGCCCGTGCCGATTCCGCTCCGGGAGGAGCGGGACTTCCGCTTCGACGTCGAGGAGCTGCGGGCACGGCTGAGCCCCCGCACCCGGCTGGTGATCCTGAACTCGCCCGGCAACCCGACCGGCGGTGCCCTGTCGGCGGAGGACGTCCGGGCCATTGCCGACATGGTTCGGGGCCGGCCCGTCTGGGTCCTCTCCGACGAGATATACAGCCGCCTGTCTTACGGCGGACCGGTCCCGTCGATCCTGTCGGAGCCGGGGATGAAGGACCAGACGGTGCTCCTCGACGGCTTCTCCAAGACATACGCCATGACGGGCTGGCGCCTGGGCTGGGGGGTCATGCCGGTTCATCTTGCCGAGGCCGTGACGCGGCTCGTGATCAACTCGGTCTCATGCACCGCGGCCTTCGTGCAGTGGGCGGGAATCGCTGCCCTGACCGGCCCTCAGGACAGCGTGGAGCGGATGCGCGAGGAGTTCCGGCGGCGCCGCGACGCCATCGTGGCCGGGCTGAACGACATCCCCGGGGTGACCTGCCGCGTGCCCGGCGGGGCGTTCTACGTGTTCCCGAACGTCCGGGCCTTCGGCATGCCCTCCCGGGAGCTCGCCCGCTATCTCCTGGACGAGGCCGGGGTCGCGGTGCTCGCGGGGACGGCCTTCGGCCCGTCCGGCGAGGGGTACCTGCGCCTGTCCTACGCGACCTCGATGGCGAACATCGAGGAGGCCCTGCGGCGGATGCGGTCCGCCCTCGCCCGCCTGCCCCGCCTCCAGCCGGCCTGA
- a CDS encoding glycoside hydrolase family 130 protein, translating to MIRLKRLADEPVLTPDPSRPWERAAVFNPAVVHENGTFHLLYRACDRPFHLDTPVPQHRFTSVIGHATSRDGIHFERDPLPVFTGQGPQEAWGVEDPRITRLGAEYIMLYTAFGGRSWDDVRIAMARSRDLVHWEDRRIVLDEPNKNAALFPERVGGRYALLHRRHPDIWIAWSEDLRTWTDHQVVMRPREGAWDCRKIGAAGPPIRTADGWLLFYHGVDERRTYRLGVALLDPDDPSRVLARQAEPVLEPERDWELQGLVPGVVFSCGAADVGDSYYVYYGAADTVIGVAVLPKADVRF from the coding sequence ATGATTCGACTGAAAAGACTTGCCGACGAGCCGGTCCTGACGCCGGACCCGTCCCGCCCGTGGGAGCGGGCCGCGGTCTTCAACCCGGCGGTCGTTCACGAGAACGGGACCTTTCACCTCCTGTACCGGGCGTGCGACAGACCCTTCCACCTGGACACCCCGGTGCCGCAACACCGCTTCACGTCCGTGATCGGACACGCGACCAGCCGTGACGGGATCCACTTCGAGCGGGACCCGCTGCCGGTCTTCACGGGTCAGGGGCCCCAGGAGGCCTGGGGGGTGGAGGACCCCCGCATCACCCGGCTCGGTGCGGAGTACATCATGCTCTACACGGCGTTCGGCGGGCGGTCCTGGGACGACGTGCGGATCGCCATGGCCCGATCTCGGGACCTTGTCCACTGGGAGGACCGCCGGATCGTCCTGGACGAGCCCAACAAGAACGCCGCCCTGTTCCCGGAGCGCGTCGGCGGGCGTTACGCCCTCCTCCACCGGCGGCATCCGGACATCTGGATCGCCTGGTCGGAGGACCTCCGGACCTGGACCGACCACCAGGTGGTCATGCGCCCGAGGGAGGGCGCCTGGGACTGCCGGAAGATCGGCGCCGCCGGTCCGCCCATCCGCACCGCGGACGGCTGGCTCCTCTTCTACCACGGGGTGGACGAACGCCGCACGTACCGCCTCGGGGTGGCCCTGCTCGACCCCGACGATCCGTCCCGGGTGCTGGCCCGGCAGGCGGAGCCGGTCCTGGAGCCCGAGCGGGACTGGGAGCTGCAGGGCCTCGTGCCGGGAGTGGTGTTCAGCTGCGGGGCAGCCGACGTCGGCGACTCGTACTATGTGTACTACGGGGCCGCCGACACGGTGATCGGCGTGGCCGTGCTCCCCAAGGCTGACGTTCGGTTCTAG
- a CDS encoding glycoside hydrolase family 130 protein: MFKLERLSKQPVLKPIPEHPWESAAVFNCAAIYWEGRIHLIYRATDIGPHARYGRYVSSLGYAVSDDGLHFKRLDRPILPPGEVPQEQRGAEDPRLVRLNGSFFLVYTAYGGRFEGDWRISLASSRELTRWQRHGVVLDEPNKDASLFPEKVGGRYVMLHRRYPDIWVGFSEDLRHWTDHQSIMSPRPGMWDSARIGIAGPPIRVRQGWLLLYHGADHENVYRLGAALLDPRDPTRVLARQDEPILEPELEWEREGWVPNVVFSAGQAEVGDSIYVYYGGADTVIGVAKVDRDAIRF; the protein is encoded by the coding sequence GTGTTCAAGCTGGAGCGTCTTTCGAAGCAGCCGGTCCTGAAGCCGATCCCGGAACATCCTTGGGAGAGCGCCGCCGTCTTCAACTGCGCTGCCATTTACTGGGAAGGCCGTATCCACCTGATCTACCGGGCGACCGACATCGGCCCGCACGCTCGTTACGGCAGGTACGTCTCCTCGCTCGGGTACGCCGTCAGTGACGACGGGCTGCACTTCAAGCGCCTCGACCGCCCGATCCTGCCTCCCGGCGAGGTCCCCCAGGAGCAGCGGGGCGCCGAGGATCCCCGCCTGGTGCGCCTGAACGGCAGCTTCTTCCTGGTGTACACAGCCTACGGGGGCCGCTTCGAGGGCGACTGGCGCATCTCGCTCGCCAGCTCCCGCGAGCTCACCCGCTGGCAGCGCCACGGGGTGGTGCTGGACGAGCCCAACAAGGACGCCTCGCTCTTCCCGGAGAAGGTGGGGGGCCGGTACGTGATGCTGCACCGCCGCTACCCGGACATCTGGGTGGGGTTCTCCGAGGATCTACGCCACTGGACGGACCACCAGTCGATCATGAGCCCGCGGCCGGGCATGTGGGACTCGGCCCGGATCGGCATCGCCGGTCCGCCCATCCGGGTGCGGCAGGGCTGGCTCCTCCTCTACCACGGCGCCGACCACGAGAACGTGTACCGCCTGGGCGCCGCCCTTCTGGACCCCCGGGACCCGACGCGGGTGCTCGCCCGCCAGGACGAGCCGATCCTCGAGCCCGAGCTCGAGTGGGAGCGCGAGGGCTGGGTGCCCAACGTGGTGTTCAGCGCCGGGCAGGCCGAGGTCGGTGACTCGATCTACGTCTACTACGGCGGCGCGGACACGGTGATCGGCGTGGCCAAGGTCGACCGCGACGCGATCCGCTTCTAG
- a CDS encoding aldehyde ferredoxin oxidoreductase family protein — protein MGLEATILYVDLTHARVWKETLDEATFRKYPGGSALAAYLLLKHIPRGADPLGPENVLVWAVGPLTGLPISGQSRLSVSARSPLTGAIGDSQSGGFFPAEMRAAGVEAIVFLGRAPEPVYLWLHDGEAELRPAGHLWGKVTGEVEAILKKELGDPKVQIAQIGPAGENLVRYAAIINMANRANGRTGMGAVMGSKNLKAVAVRGTNPPRPAMPREFAALARRFKELQERNPGIVEFGRLGTAGVVTSQNYQGGLPTRNYTSGVFEGAEAISGETLYTTYLKERDTCYACTVKCKRVVEIHSPEIEVDETYGGPEYETLATFGSYCGVSDLAALCKANELVNKYGLDSISCGATIAWAMEAAEKGLLDDEGIGLRFGNAQAMLKAIEMLAHREGRLGNLLAEGSLRAARSLGPEAEKLTVTVKGQELPAHMPQVKRSLGLIYAVNPFGADHQSSEHDTAYRSKPGTIFRQRLEALGITERMDGKDLSPAKVRAGYWTQVYYSALDTFGVCQFVWGSSWQLYGPNELVELVRYATGWDTSLWEIMKVGERRLNLLRAFNAREGIGREADRLPDRLFEPLKGGPSDGVALDRAEIERALDLYYGMAGWDPSTGLPTRARLEELDLGWVADLAGL, from the coding sequence ATGGGCCTCGAGGCGACGATCCTGTACGTGGACCTCACCCACGCCCGGGTGTGGAAGGAAACCCTCGACGAGGCGACCTTCCGCAAATACCCCGGCGGCAGCGCCCTGGCGGCGTACCTGTTGCTCAAGCACATCCCCCGGGGCGCCGACCCCCTGGGGCCTGAGAACGTGCTGGTGTGGGCGGTCGGCCCGCTGACCGGCCTGCCCATCTCCGGTCAGAGCCGGCTCAGCGTCTCGGCCCGGTCGCCCCTCACGGGCGCCATCGGCGACAGCCAGTCCGGAGGCTTCTTCCCGGCCGAGATGCGCGCCGCCGGCGTGGAGGCGATCGTGTTCCTGGGGCGGGCGCCCGAGCCCGTCTACCTGTGGCTGCACGACGGCGAGGCCGAGCTGCGGCCGGCCGGCCACCTCTGGGGCAAGGTCACGGGCGAGGTGGAGGCGATCCTCAAGAAGGAGCTGGGTGACCCGAAGGTCCAGATCGCGCAGATCGGGCCGGCGGGCGAGAACCTGGTGCGCTACGCCGCGATCATCAACATGGCGAACCGGGCGAACGGCCGCACCGGCATGGGGGCGGTGATGGGCTCGAAGAACCTGAAGGCCGTCGCGGTCCGGGGGACGAACCCGCCCAGGCCCGCCATGCCCAGGGAGTTCGCGGCCCTGGCCCGCCGCTTCAAGGAGCTCCAGGAGCGGAACCCCGGCATCGTCGAGTTCGGCCGCCTGGGCACCGCGGGCGTGGTCACCTCCCAGAACTACCAGGGTGGCCTCCCCACCCGCAACTACACCTCGGGCGTGTTCGAGGGCGCCGAAGCGATCTCGGGCGAGACCCTCTACACCACGTACCTCAAGGAACGCGACACCTGCTACGCCTGTACGGTGAAGTGCAAGCGCGTGGTGGAGATCCACAGCCCGGAGATCGAGGTGGACGAGACGTACGGCGGCCCGGAGTACGAGACCCTGGCCACCTTCGGCTCGTACTGCGGGGTCTCCGACCTGGCGGCGCTCTGCAAGGCGAACGAGCTCGTCAACAAGTACGGGCTCGACTCCATCTCCTGCGGGGCCACCATCGCCTGGGCGATGGAGGCGGCGGAGAAGGGGCTCCTCGACGACGAGGGGATCGGCCTGCGCTTCGGGAACGCGCAGGCGATGCTCAAGGCCATCGAGATGCTGGCGCACCGGGAGGGGCGGTTGGGCAACCTCCTGGCGGAGGGGAGCCTGCGCGCCGCCCGCAGCCTCGGCCCGGAGGCCGAGAAGCTGACCGTCACGGTGAAGGGCCAGGAACTGCCCGCCCACATGCCGCAGGTCAAGCGCTCCCTGGGCCTCATCTACGCCGTCAACCCCTTCGGCGCCGACCACCAGTCCTCCGAGCACGACACGGCCTACCGCTCGAAGCCGGGCACCATCTTCCGCCAGCGTCTCGAGGCGCTGGGCATCACGGAGCGGATGGACGGCAAGGACCTGTCTCCGGCCAAGGTGCGGGCCGGCTACTGGACCCAGGTGTACTACTCGGCGCTGGACACCTTCGGCGTCTGCCAGTTCGTCTGGGGGAGCTCCTGGCAGCTTTACGGCCCGAACGAGCTGGTGGAGCTGGTGCGCTACGCCACGGGCTGGGACACCAGCCTGTGGGAGATCATGAAGGTCGGCGAGCGGAGGCTGAACCTCCTGCGGGCCTTCAACGCCCGGGAGGGGATCGGCCGGGAGGCCGACCGGCTTCCGGATCGCCTGTTCGAGCCGCTCAAGGGCGGGCCCTCCGACGGTGTGGCGCTCGACCGCGCCGAGATCGAGCGCGCGCTGGACCTCTACTACGGCATGGCGGGCTGGGACCCGTCGACGGGGCTGCCCACCCGCGCCAGGCTGGAGGAGCTCGACCTGGGCTGGGTGGCCGATCTGGCCGGCCTCTAG
- a CDS encoding Rqc2 family fibronectin-binding protein, which yields MGFDGLTTAAVVRELQAAVGARLTRIHQPRPFELTLGLHLPPGTEAPPDLLLSCHPRHARAHLSQAVRRNPPRPPAFAALLRSRIGGGRIERVRQPGRERVISIDVSARDDLGNPVTYTLVAELMGRNSNVVLLAPASGPDEDPHGAGRRIVDAIRRAGAEQNAYRTVLPGQPYVPPPPPGKLDPLALDPAALSDRLRAADAATPAWQAVLACVDGIGPLAAREVAARAGLEGAPAGDLDKEGARRLAAAAAALWQEVLAGEPRGFLLYDPEGRLADFAPFRPVTWTGQVRAMRSLSAALDTFFALREEEEQVRTLAADLRRALLAARQRTARKAQAQEAELAEVGDPEQLRRFGETLLAHLWQVPRGAAEVTLPDLYDPAAPPVRIALDPDRTPAENAQAYFRRYQKARSARDAIAAQLERSRAALAHLEELAARLEQASSLPDLEAIHRELTAAGHQATGRGAAGGPAKAAPPRPNGASGPLVLRSRDGLEIWVGRSGRQNDELTLRLAAPTDVWLHAQKIPGAHVILRVPPGTEPTERSLEDAAVLAAFFSRARHSANVPVDYTLCRHVRKPPGARPGMVIYERQRTVHVTPDPERHPILRQLPEEAPQSPERPDTASG from the coding sequence ATGGGGTTCGACGGTCTCACCACGGCCGCCGTGGTCCGGGAGCTGCAGGCCGCCGTGGGCGCCCGCCTGACGCGGATCCACCAGCCCCGGCCCTTCGAGCTCACGCTGGGCCTGCACCTCCCACCCGGGACCGAGGCCCCGCCCGATCTCCTGCTCTCCTGTCATCCCCGCCACGCCCGGGCCCATCTGAGCCAGGCGGTCCGGCGCAATCCCCCCCGGCCTCCCGCCTTCGCCGCCCTCCTCCGCAGCCGGATCGGGGGCGGCCGCATCGAGCGCGTGCGGCAGCCGGGGCGGGAGCGGGTGATCTCGATCGACGTGAGCGCGCGGGACGACCTTGGCAACCCGGTCACCTACACGCTGGTGGCCGAACTCATGGGCCGAAATTCGAACGTCGTGCTGCTGGCGCCGGCGAGCGGGCCCGACGAGGACCCGCACGGGGCCGGCCGGCGGATCGTCGACGCGATCCGGCGCGCGGGCGCCGAGCAGAACGCCTACCGCACCGTGCTGCCCGGGCAGCCCTACGTGCCGCCCCCGCCGCCGGGCAAGCTCGACCCCCTGGCCCTCGACCCGGCGGCGCTCTCGGACCGCCTCCGCGCCGCGGACGCCGCCACGCCCGCCTGGCAGGCGGTGCTTGCCTGCGTCGACGGCATCGGCCCGCTCGCGGCGCGGGAGGTCGCCGCGCGCGCCGGGCTGGAGGGTGCCCCGGCCGGGGACCTCGACAAGGAGGGTGCCCGCCGCCTCGCGGCGGCGGCGGCCGCGCTCTGGCAGGAGGTGCTTGCCGGTGAGCCGCGCGGCTTTCTCCTCTACGACCCGGAAGGGCGCCTGGCCGACTTCGCCCCCTTCCGCCCGGTGACCTGGACGGGGCAGGTCCGGGCGATGCGGTCTCTCTCGGCGGCCCTGGACACGTTCTTCGCGCTCCGCGAGGAGGAGGAGCAGGTCCGGACGCTGGCTGCCGACCTGCGCCGCGCCCTCCTCGCGGCCCGGCAGCGCACCGCCCGCAAGGCCCAGGCGCAGGAGGCCGAGCTGGCCGAGGTGGGTGACCCGGAGCAGCTGCGCCGCTTTGGCGAGACGCTGCTCGCCCACCTGTGGCAGGTCCCCCGCGGCGCCGCCGAGGTGACGCTGCCCGACCTCTACGACCCGGCGGCGCCCCCCGTCCGGATCGCCCTCGACCCCGACAGGACGCCGGCGGAGAACGCGCAGGCGTACTTCCGCCGGTACCAGAAGGCCCGCAGCGCCCGGGACGCCATCGCCGCGCAGCTCGAGCGCAGCCGGGCCGCGCTGGCCCACCTCGAGGAGCTGGCGGCGCGCCTCGAGCAGGCGTCCTCCCTCCCCGATCTGGAGGCGATCCACCGGGAGCTCACGGCTGCCGGCCACCAGGCGACCGGCCGCGGCGCCGCGGGCGGGCCGGCCAAGGCCGCCCCGCCCCGCCCCAACGGGGCGAGCGGACCGCTCGTACTTCGGTCGCGGGACGGGCTGGAGATCTGGGTGGGCCGCAGCGGCCGCCAGAACGACGAGCTGACCCTGCGGCTCGCCGCCCCGACCGACGTGTGGTTGCACGCACAGAAGATCCCGGGGGCACACGTCATCCTGCGTGTGCCCCCGGGCACGGAGCCGACCGAACGGAGCCTCGAGGACGCCGCTGTGCTCGCGGCCTTCTTCTCCCGGGCCCGCCACTCGGCGAACGTCCCCGTCGACTACACCCTGTGCCGCCACGTGCGGAAGCCGCCGGGGGCCCGGCCGGGCATGGTGATCTATGAGCGGCAGCGCACCGTCCACGTGACCCCGGACCCCGAGCGCCACCCGATCCTCCGGCAGTTGCCGGAGGAAGCGCCTCAGTCGCCGGAACGCCCGGACACGGCCTCCGGGTAG